The stretch of DNA TCCCGGGTGCTTGTCACGGGGGGCGGGCGGCACAATCCGGTGCTGATGAAGATGCTGGAGGTGTCGCTGGACTGTCCTGTGCGCCCGGTTGAGGATGTGGGTCTGGATGGTGATATGCTGGAGGCGCAGGCCTTTGCATACCTCGCGGTGCGGGTGGCGCGGGGCTTGCCGACGTCTTGTCCGGGGACGACCGGCGTGCGGGCCGCCGTGGGTGGCGGAACCGTCAGTTACCCCTAGGGATGTCGAAACCAGGTGGGGCGAGCGTGAAGCCGTCGAACTGGAAGCCTGGGGAGACGGTGCAGCTGACCAGTGTGTAATCGCCGGTGCTGCGGGCGGCTTGCCAGTGGTGTTCGGGGACGATGATTTGGGGCGCGCCTTTGGTGAGGTCTGGGGTTAGGATATGATCCTTAGCCGGGCCGTTATCGCTGGCGTTTATCGACAGGATCAGGGGTGCGCCTGCGTGGTAGAGCCAGACTTCGGTGGCGTCGACCTTGTGCCAGTGGCTGGCTTCGCCCGCTTTCAGCAGGAAGTAGATGCAGGTGCCGGTGGGGCGGCCATCGTTTTCCGCGACCCAGGTCTGGCGGTAGTGACCGCCTTCGGGATGGGGGGCGAGGTTCAGGTGGGCGATGATGTCGTCAGGGGTCATAGCGGGTGCTCAAAACAGCGTAGGTGGGGCAGGAAATGCGGTGGAACCGGCTCTTCGTAATAAGGCGCGCAGGGCTGAAAGCCTAGCCGGTGGTAGAGCGCGATGGCTTCGGTCAGCGGTGCCATCGTGTCGAGCACCATGCGGCTGTACCCGTCGGCGCGCGCGCAGGTCATAGCGTGTTCGATCAATTGACGCCCGGCCCCAAGACCGCGGGCGGATGGGTCGACATAGACGCGTTTCAACTCGGTCACGTCGTCCAGGTGGATGGGGTAGTACATGGCGCAGCCAACTGCGGTGTTGTCGATCTCGGCCAGCAGGATGTCGCCCGTTGGCCGGGCGTGGATGCGGGGCAGGTCGTTGATCAGCGCTTGGTAGGTGTCGGTGGGGTAGAAAGTCGCCGTTAGCGGCGGCAGGCCCGCCTCGCGTGTCAGCAGGAGGTCGCGGTAGGCCCAGCAGAGCCGGGCGATGTCGTCCATGTCGGCGGGGGTGGCAGGGCGGATGGTGAGGTCAGTCATGCCTTATCAGTAGGTCGGCCAGCAGGTCGGGTGCAATGGGGCAGCGGAGGGAGATTTCGGTGACCGTGTCCGGTGTGGTTTTCAGCCCGCGTTTGCAGCGGTTCTGGCGGAAGGTGTCGAGGCCTGCGCTGAGGGGGACATAGAGCCAGTCGCCCCGGCGCGCATGCGCGCCGCCTTGGGTGAAGTTGCCGGAGTTGATGGGGCTGAGGTCGATGTGATCGCGCAGTGCCGTGGCCAATTTGGCGGTGTCGAGCCAGAGGATCGTGATGTCGAGATCGCGTTGGATGGATGCGGCAAAGGCGCGGCCCTTGCGTTCGGGCCATAGGAAGACACGGGTGTCGAGGTGGTGGGCCCAGCTTGCGGGTGTGTGGCCATCCAGTATGCGGTGGGCGGCTTTGAGGCCATGAAGGATGGGTTTTTGGTGGTTGAGTCTGGCGGCGCCGACCTGCATCCGGTGGTCGCGCAGGGCGAGTTCCGTGTGGTCGATGCCTTCCTGTGCCGCGAGAGTGTTTGCGGGCAAAAGGCCGTGCGCGTGGATCGAGGGCAGGTTGCTGGACGCGGTGACGTGGGCGACTTTGCCGCCCACGGCTTTGACAAATTCGCCCGTCACTTGAGGATCGAGCGGCCTGCGTATTCTGCGGTTTCGCCCAGCATCTCTTCGATCCGGATCAGCTGGTTGTACTTGGCCAACCGGTCGGAACGAGCAAGCGAACCGGTCTTGATCTGGCCGCAGTTTGTGGCGACGGCGAGGTCGGCGATGGTCGCGTCCTCCGTCTCGCCCGAGCGGTGGGACATAACATTAGTGTAGCGGGCGCGGTGGGCCATATCGACGGCTTGAAGTGTTTCTGTCAAGCTGCCGATCTGGTTGACTTTTACCAGCATGGAGTTGGCGCAACCGCGTTCGATGCCTTCGGCCAGACGGACGGGGTTGGTGACGAACAGATCGTCGCCGACAAGCTGCACCTTGTCGCCGATAGCGTCAGTCAGGGCTTTCCAGCCGTCCCAGTCGTCCTCGCCCATGCCGTCCTCGATCGAGATGATGGGGTAGTCGTTCACGAGCGCTTCGAGATAGGCGGCGTTTTCTTCGGACGAGAGCGTTTTGTCCTCGCCTGCAAGGACATACTTGCCGTCTTTGAAGTATTCCGTGGCAGCGCAATCAAGGGCCAGGTGGATGTCGTCGCCGGGCGTGTAGCCTGCCTTTTCGATGGATTTCAAAATGAAATCAAGTGCATCGCGGGTGGAGTTGATGTTGGGCGCAAAGCCGCCCTCGTCGCCGATGCCTGTGGAGAGGCCCGCATCCGACAACTCTTTTTTCAGCGTGTGGAACACTTCGGACCCCATGCGCACGGCTTCGCGGATGTTGTCCGCAGCCACCGGCATGATCATGAATTCCTGGATGTCGATTGGATTGTCGGCATGTTCGCCGCCGTTGATGATGTTCATCATCGGGACGGGCAGGATGCGGGCGGAGGTGCCGCCTACGTAGCGGTAGAGCGGTTGCGAGGTCCAGTCTGCGGCGGCCTTGGCGGCGGCGAGAGACACGCCTAGGATGGCGTTGGCGCCCAAACGGCCCTTGTTGTCGGTGCCGTCCAGTTCGATCATGGCGCGGTCCAGTTCGACCTGTTCGGTGGCGTCGATGCCCACCAGGGCCTCGGCAATCTCTCCGTTCACCGCCATCACGGCCTCAAGCACGCCCTTGCCTTTGTAGCGCGCCTTGTCACCGTCGCGCTTTTCCACGGCCTCATACGCGCCGGTGGATGCGCCCGAGGGCACGGCGGCGCGGCCCATGGTGCCGTCTTCGAGGGTCACATCGACCTCGACCGTCGGGTTGCCGCGGCTGTCGAGGATTTCGCGGGCGTGGATGTCGATGATGGTGCTCATGGGAGGGCTCCTGTCGTGAAAAGTTACGCAGCGTCTAGCGCGGTCATTGCGCTACCAACAAGGGGTTTTACGCTGTATCCGGTGATTTCCTGATCTGCTCGCGCCAAAGCGTGTAGAGCCCGGACAGAATGATGATGGCGGCCCCAAACAGGGTCAGCGCATCGGGTCGTTCGTTGAACACGAGCATGCCGAGGATCAGGGCAAAGACCATGCGCGAGTAGCGGAACGGGGTGACGAAGCTGATCTCACCCACGCGCATCGCGACTGTGATCCCGAAATAGGCAAGGCAGCCGATGGCGACCGATGCAAACAACAGGCCCAGCTGTGTTTGAGTGGGTGTGACGATCTGGTCACCGCCCATATAGAGCAGGATCACAGCACCCGGTATGGCGACAAGAAAGGCCAGAAAGCTGAGTTGGACCGAACTGACCTGAGCCTGGACCCTCCGGGTGGCCAGATCACGGGCAGCGAGGCCCAGAACGCCCATCACGGCAAAGAGCAGTTTCCAGTCGAACGCCGCCGTGCCGGGTTTGATGATCAGCATCACTCCGACGAAGCCGACAAAAATGGCAGCCCACCGACGCCAGCCCACATCCTCGCCCAGGAAGAGGGCGGCGCCGAGTGTCACCAGCAGGGGCGCGGCTTGGAGGATGGCCGAGGCGGTCGACAGCGGGATCAGCGCGAGGGCACTGACGAAACCGATCAGCCCGATCACTTCGGCCAGGTTGCGGATGAGTATGGCGGGCGAGAGAAAGGCAGGGTCCCACAAGCGTTGTCCCTGCGCACGCGCGATCAAGGCGAAGACCAGCGTGCCGCCAATCCCGAGAAATCCGACCACCTGTCCGACAGGCAAAGCCCCTGCGAGGAACTTGATGACTGCATCCTCGATGGCGAAGCCAAGCATCGCCAGCACCATGATGGCCGCGCCGCGCAGATTGTCCATGAAATCAGCCCGTCCGCTTGAGCCGCATCATCAGCTGGTTGCCCTGTTTGCGCGTCTCGACCCCTTTGAGCGCCTGCACCAGTGCAGACAGCTTGCGGTGCCCGTAGGTGCGCGTGTCGAAATCGGGGTGGGCGTTCTGGATCGCCTGACCGATCTGGCCCAGCGCGTACCAATCGTCATCCTGGTCGATCTTGTCCATCGCAGATTCGATGAGCGGCAGCGCGTCCTTGATCGCGGCGCGTCCCTTGGCCGGGGCGGCGTCGGTGACCAGGTTTTCGATCAGGATAAAGCGGTTGCAGACATTGCGCAGCGCTTCGGGCGCCTTGGCTTCGCCAATGCCGATGACCATCAGACCATCCTCGCGCAAGCGGTTGGCAAGGGCCGTGAAATCGCTGTCCGATGATACGATGACGAACCCGTCAAAGCGGCGGCCGTGCAGGATATCCATCGCGTCGATCACAAGGCCGATATCGCTGGCGTTCTTGCCTGTGGTGTTCGACGTATCCTGATGCGCGACGAGGCCCAGTTCAAGGATACGGTCCGACCACGCCTTGAGCCGGCCCGAGGACCAGTCGCCATAGACGCGGCGCAGGGCCGGCTCACCGATTGAGGTCACCTCGCGCAGCACGGCGTCGGCGAATTTGGCAGGCACGTTGTCGGCGTCAATCAGCACGGCAAGCAGCGGGCGGTCACGGTCGGCCATGTGGCCCCTTTCTGTCGGTCACCGCTTGCGCGGCACACCATAGAGTTCCAGCCGATGCCCGCGCAGTTCATAGCCCAGCTTTTCGGCGATTTTTTCCTGAAGCGCTTCGATCTCTTCATCGACGAACTCGATCACCTCGCCCGAGTTCATGTCGATCAGGTGGTCGTGATGTTCGCGTTCGGCATCTTCGTACCTGGCGCGTCCGTCGCCAAACTCCAGCTTGTCGAGCAGCCCAGCCTCTTCGAAGAGTTTGACCGTGCGGTAGACCGTGGCGATGGAGATGCCCGAATCGACGGCACTGGCGCGGTTGTAAAGCTCTTCGACATCCGGGTGGTCTTCGGACGCCTCAAGCACCTGCGCGATCACCCGGCGGGGGTGGGTCATGCGCAGCCCCTTGGCTTCGCTGCGGTCGGTAAGAGTTGCGCGTTTGGCGGTCATGGGCGCGGGTGTACCGAAAGGTTGCGGCAGGGGCAATTGCGGTTGACGCTGGGGGGCGATGGGTTCACTGGGAACCATGAGCGATTTTGATATGATGAACCTGCCCGACGCGTTGGCGCGCCGCGTCGCAGAGATGGGTTTGACCCAGCCGACCCCGATCCAGGCGCAGGCGATACCGCATGCGCTGAATGGGCGCGACGTGATGGGGCTGGCCCAGACCGGCACGGGCAAGACGGCGGCCTTTGGCATTCCACTGATTGCGCGGCTGATGGAGGAGGGCGGCAAACCGGCGCCCAAGACGGCCCGCGGCCTGATCCTTGCCCCCACGCGCGAGCTGGCGGGGCAGATCGCCGCGGTGCTGCGCGAGTTGACCAGCATGCGCGTGCAGATCGTTGTGGGCGGTGTGAGCATCAACCCGCAGATCCAGCGTTTGGCGAAGGGTGCCGATATTCTGGTGGCAACGCCGGGCCGTTTGCTGGATCTGGTGGAGCGGAGGGCCATCAGGCTGGCCGACACCGGGTTTCTGGTGCTGGATGAGGCGGACCAGATGCTGGATCTGGGTTTTGTCCATGCCTTGCGCAAGATTTCCGAGTTGATGGGTGAGGACCGGCAGACAATGCTGTTTTCCGCCACAATGCCCAAGCAGATGAACGAGATCGCGCAGTCCTATTTGCAAGAACCGATCCGGATCGAGGTGAATCCGCCCGGCAAGGCGGCGGACAAGGTGACCCAAGGGGTGCACTTTATCGCCAAGGCCGAGAAGTCGGCGCTGCTGATCGAACTCTTGGACAAGCACCGTGAGAACAGGGCGCTGGTCTTTACCCGCACCAAGCATGGTGCGGATCGGCTGGCGCGTGCGCTGGAGCGGAAGGGCTTTGCGGTCGCGGCCATTCACGGCGACAAGCGGCAGGGCCAGCGGGAGCGTGCGCTGGCCGCCTTCAAGGCACGTGAGATACGGGTTTTGGTGGCCACCGATGTGGCGGCGCGAGGGCTGGATATTCCAGATGTGAAGTTCGTCTATAACTACGAACTGCCGAATGTGCCCGAAGCCTATGTGCACCGCATTGGGCGGACGGCGCGGGCGGGCAAGGATGGCTCTGCCGTGGCGTTCTGTGCGCCGGAGGAGATGGATTACCTCAAGGACATCCAGAAGGTGATGAAGCTGTCGATCCCTGTCCTGTCAGGTCGCGCGTGGGAGCCGGTGCCGGACCCGAATGCCAAACCTGCGGGTGGGCGGGGACGTGGCCGTCCGGGTGCTAAGCCCGGCGGCGGACGCCCCGGTGCGCCGGGCACATCAAAGCCGTCGAACCGGCGGAGGCGCAAACCGAAGCCGAAGGGGCCAAGCGCGTAACGCGGCCCGCGCCGGTCAGGTGTAGAGCAACGGGACGCCCAGTTGCGCGTGAATGTCATTGACGTTGGCGGCATCCATGTCCAGCGCGTGGGCCAGCTTGT from Tateyamaria omphalii encodes:
- a CDS encoding DMT family transporter; the encoded protein is MDNLRGAAIMVLAMLGFAIEDAVIKFLAGALPVGQVVGFLGIGGTLVFALIARAQGQRLWDPAFLSPAILIRNLAEVIGLIGFVSALALIPLSTASAILQAAPLLVTLGAALFLGEDVGWRRWAAIFVGFVGVMLIIKPGTAAFDWKLLFAVMGVLGLAARDLATRRVQAQVSSVQLSFLAFLVAIPGAVILLYMGGDQIVTPTQTQLGLLFASVAIGCLAYFGITVAMRVGEISFVTPFRYSRMVFALILGMLVFNERPDALTLFGAAIIILSGLYTLWREQIRKSPDTA
- a CDS encoding cupin domain-containing protein, which translates into the protein MTPDDIIAHLNLAPHPEGGHYRQTWVAENDGRPTGTCIYFLLKAGEASHWHKVDATEVWLYHAGAPLILSINASDNGPAKDHILTPDLTKGAPQIIVPEHHWQAARSTGDYTLVSCTVSPGFQFDGFTLAPPGFDIPRGN
- a CDS encoding DEAD/DEAH box helicase, whose protein sequence is MSDFDMMNLPDALARRVAEMGLTQPTPIQAQAIPHALNGRDVMGLAQTGTGKTAAFGIPLIARLMEEGGKPAPKTARGLILAPTRELAGQIAAVLRELTSMRVQIVVGGVSINPQIQRLAKGADILVATPGRLLDLVERRAIRLADTGFLVLDEADQMLDLGFVHALRKISELMGEDRQTMLFSATMPKQMNEIAQSYLQEPIRIEVNPPGKAADKVTQGVHFIAKAEKSALLIELLDKHRENRALVFTRTKHGADRLARALERKGFAVAAIHGDKRQGQRERALAAFKAREIRVLVATDVAARGLDIPDVKFVYNYELPNVPEAYVHRIGRTARAGKDGSAVAFCAPEEMDYLKDIQKVMKLSIPVLSGRAWEPVPDPNAKPAGGRGRGRPGAKPGGGRPGAPGTSKPSNRRRRKPKPKGPSA
- a CDS encoding NYN domain-containing protein, whose product is MADRDRPLLAVLIDADNVPAKFADAVLREVTSIGEPALRRVYGDWSSGRLKAWSDRILELGLVAHQDTSNTTGKNASDIGLVIDAMDILHGRRFDGFVIVSSDSDFTALANRLREDGLMVIGIGEAKAPEALRNVCNRFILIENLVTDAAPAKGRAAIKDALPLIESAMDKIDQDDDWYALGQIGQAIQNAHPDFDTRTYGHRKLSALVQALKGVETRKQGNQLMMRLKRTG
- the eno gene encoding phosphopyruvate hydratase → MSTIIDIHAREILDSRGNPTVEVDVTLEDGTMGRAAVPSGASTGAYEAVEKRDGDKARYKGKGVLEAVMAVNGEIAEALVGIDATEQVELDRAMIELDGTDNKGRLGANAILGVSLAAAKAAADWTSQPLYRYVGGTSARILPVPMMNIINGGEHADNPIDIQEFMIMPVAADNIREAVRMGSEVFHTLKKELSDAGLSTGIGDEGGFAPNINSTRDALDFILKSIEKAGYTPGDDIHLALDCAATEYFKDGKYVLAGEDKTLSSEENAAYLEALVNDYPIISIEDGMGEDDWDGWKALTDAIGDKVQLVGDDLFVTNPVRLAEGIERGCANSMLVKVNQIGSLTETLQAVDMAHRARYTNVMSHRSGETEDATIADLAVATNCGQIKTGSLARSDRLAKYNQLIRIEEMLGETAEYAGRSILK
- a CDS encoding DUF4433 domain-containing protein is translated as MGGKVAHVTASSNLPSIHAHGLLPANTLAAQEGIDHTELALRDHRMQVGAARLNHQKPILHGLKAAHRILDGHTPASWAHHLDTRVFLWPERKGRAFAASIQRDLDITILWLDTAKLATALRDHIDLSPINSGNFTQGGAHARRGDWLYVPLSAGLDTFRQNRCKRGLKTTPDTVTEISLRCPIAPDLLADLLIRHD
- a CDS encoding GNAT family N-acetyltransferase produces the protein MTDLTIRPATPADMDDIARLCWAYRDLLLTREAGLPPLTATFYPTDTYQALINDLPRIHARPTGDILLAEIDNTAVGCAMYYPIHLDDVTELKRVYVDPSARGLGAGRQLIEHAMTCARADGYSRMVLDTMAPLTEAIALYHRLGFQPCAPYYEEPVPPHFLPHLRCFEHPL
- a CDS encoding Fur family transcriptional regulator; amino-acid sequence: MTAKRATLTDRSEAKGLRMTHPRRVIAQVLEASEDHPDVEELYNRASAVDSGISIATVYRTVKLFEEAGLLDKLEFGDGRARYEDAEREHHDHLIDMNSGEVIEFVDEEIEALQEKIAEKLGYELRGHRLELYGVPRKR